A single window of Culicoides brevitarsis isolate CSIRO-B50_1 chromosome 3, AGI_CSIRO_Cbre_v1, whole genome shotgun sequence DNA harbors:
- the LOC134836005 gene encoding tyrosine-protein phosphatase 10D-like isoform X2, with protein sequence MHQSKSLSYNLFSEYPTRPLSLVLLLFLRITAFIKTTHSADFVIEIRNNSGHDTSQYRFDYYPPYGDPPPNTTIIPRDLGNEIKFSNGLPGTRYNFRLHPLSDSYRDYLSWEVSLVTPPDPPSNLSVSVRSGKTALITWSPPTQGNYTSFRLRVIDLINNSNRTIPVEDGIMQYPLRELTPGATYQVQAFTVFDNKESLAYTSRNFTTKPNTPGKFIVWFRNETTLLVLWQPPYPAGFYTHYKVSIEPPDALESILYVEKEGEPPGPAQAAFKGLVPGRPYNISVQTMSEDEISLPTTAQYRTVPLRPLNVTFDTNSITETSFKVMWEAPKGQSEFDKYQVSISQSRRQQTVLRDQGTTLEFRDNLEPGKTYSIIVKTVSGKVTSWPATGDVTLKPLPVQHLRSITNEKTGIVTVMWTPSNGSIQEEYRINYHEVETFNGDASSMTTNATRYTLESLLPGRNYSITVQAISKRIESNESTIYVVTRPSSPIIEDLKSLERGLNISWKSDVNSRQDEFEVVCIRNNTREIQIEKTTESRHEFKNLYPGGFYEIKVFALSHGTKSEPHSHFQAVYPNPPSNLRLEKMSANSVLLSWEAPINSDFTEYSIKYRTDSENQWIRLQPVAYTEADVTDMTRGEKYTIQVNSVSHGVESPHPLYVNQTISPNPVEKITPIIDSNNITLEWPRPEGRIEKYLLMWWPSDQPEQIRMKNVSESRVEPPEFEVASEEYERTIVRILIDDLLSGVEYSFKIQTVSYDLISDTTVLNERTRPLIQSSLTIVNTPHERESLTFIYTPTPQGSSKFDLYRFSLGDLSIPDKEKLANDNDKKVTFSNLVPGKLYNISMWTVSGGVVSTPITLHERMYPDPITQLNATVVTDVEITLKWDIPKGEYTAFEVQYLKSDEHLIKNVTSNNQIVISDLKPHRNYTFTVVVRSGTESSVLRDSIPVSAIFQTQESVPGRVETFQPTDVQPSQITFEWSLPSSEANGIIQEYIITYHQEGRSETYTKEFSSTQYEGVLTNLLPGKSYVFKIQAKTAIGPGPETIHKEKMPILPPPQPDTHIVPIEVYRSSTAIQIRFRKNYFSEKNGPVINYTIIVAEDTSKNATGLEMPSWRDVQSYSVWPPYQVTEPYNPFLNGSVENFTIGVETDCPQHRIYCNGPLKPGTVYRVKVRAFTDKFKFTDTAYSVIQTEQDNTSLIVAITIPLMLILILIMAILFLRRRRHNGRKTTESRINDNMSLPDTTIETSRPVLMKNFAEHYRLMSADSDFRFSEEFEELKQVGRDQPCTFADLPCNRPKNRFTNILPFDHSRFKLQPVDDDEGSDYINANYVPGHNSPREFIVTQGPLHSTRDDFWRMCWESNSRAIVMLTRCFEKGREKCDHYWPHDTTPVYYGDIKVTLLNDSHYPDWIITEFMMQRGDVQRIIRHFHFTTWPDFGVPNPPQTLARFVRAFRERVGPDQRPIVVHCSAGVGRSGTFITLDRILQQIQVADYVDIFGIVCAMRKERVWMVQTEQQYICIHQCLMAVLEGKENMSPAREIHENQGYEDDEGIAESGM encoded by the exons aCAACTCACAGTGCTGACTTTGTAATTGAAATACGAAATAATTCGGGACATGACACATCTCAGTATAGATTCGATTACTATCCGCCATATGGCGATCCACCGCCAAACACAACTATAATTCCAAGAGACCTAGGAaatgaaatcaaattttcaaatggaCTTCCAGGAACACGATACAATTTTAGACTTCATCCTTTGAGCGATTCCTACAGAGACTACTTAAGTTGGGAGGTTTCACTGGTTACTC CACCTGATCCTCCTTCGAATCTCTCGGTTTCTGTTAGAAGTGGAAAAACAGCGTTAATTACGTGGAGTCCACCAACACAGGGAAACTATACATCATTTCGATTGCGA gtaattgatttaataaacaaCAGCAACAGAACTATACCAGTCGAAGATGGGATTATGCAATATCCATTGAGAGAACTAACTCCAGGAGCAACATATCAAGTTCAAGCATTTACTGTTTTTGACAATAAAGAGTCTTTGGCCTACACGAGTAGAAACTTCACAACAA agccAAATACACCTGGAAAGTTTATTGTTTGGTTTAGAAACGAAACGACGTTACTTGTGCTTTGGCAACCGCCTTATCCAGCTGGGTTTTACACGCACTACAAAGTCTCGATTGAGCCTCCAGATGCTTTGGAGAGTATTTTATATGTGGAAAAAGAAGGTGAACCTCCAGGACCTGCCCAAGCAGCTTTCAAAGGTCTTGTTCCTGGACGTCCGTACAATATTTCCGTCCAAACCATGTCGGAAGATGAGATATCGCTTCCGACGACAGCGCAGTATCGAACGGTACCCTTGCGTCCACTCAATGTTACGTTTGACACGAATTCCATCACGGAAACGTCTTTCAAAGTAATGTGGGAAGCACCGAAAGGACAAAGTGAATTTGATAAGTATCAAGTGTCAATATCGCAATCTCGAAGACAGCAAACTGTTTTACGAGACCAAGGAACCACATTGGAGTTTCGAGACAACTTGGAACCTGGAAAGACATATTCCATCATAGTCAAAACGGTTTCCGGTAAAGTTACCTCATGGCCGGCTACTGGAGACGTGACTCTAAAACCACTTCCAGTTCAACATTTACGTTCAATTACAAATGAAAAAACTGGAATTGTTACGGTTATGTGGACACCAAGTAATGGTAGCATTCAAGAGGAATATCGGATCAACTATCATGAAGTGGAGACTTTTAATGGCGATGCAAGCTCTATGACAACAAACGCAACGAGATACACGCTAGAATCATTACTACCTGGAAGAAATTATTCCATCACAGTGCAGGCAATCTCTAAACGCATAGAGTCCAATGAAAGTACAATTTATGTTGTTACTCGTCCTTCATCACCAATCATAGAAGATTTAAAGTCATTAGAGCGCGGCTTAAATATATCGTGGAAAAGTGATGTCAACTCCAGACAAGATGAATTTGAGGTTGTATGTATACGAAATAATACAAGAGAGATACAAATTGAGAAAACAACAGAATCCCgacatgaatttaaaaatctatatcCTGGaggtttttatgaaattaaagtttttgcatTGAGTCACGGCACAAAAAGCGAACctcattcacattttcaagCAGTTT ACCCAAATCCTCCTTCTAACCTTCGTTTAGAAAAAATGTCAGCTAATTCAGTGCTGTTGTCGTGGGAAGCACCAATCAACTCAGACTTTACAGAGTATTCAATTAAGTATCGTACCGATAGTGAAAATCAATGGATACGTCTTCAACCTGTGGCCTACACCGAAGCTGATGTCACTGACATGACTCGTGGTGAAAAATATACTATTCAAGTAAACTCCGTCAGTCATGGTGTTGAAAGTCCACATCCATTATATGTAAATCAAACGATCTCACCAAATCCTGTAGAGAAAATAACACCGATTATTGACTCAAATAATATCACGTTGGAATGGCCCCGACCCGAGGGAAGGATCGAAAAATACTTGTTAATGTGGTGGCCATCTGATCAACCTGAGCAAATTCGTATGAAAAATGTATCTGAAAGTAGagttg AACCGCCTGAATTTGAAGTAGCAAGCGAAGAATATGAACGGACTATTGttcgaattttaattgacGATCTTTTGTCTGGAGTTGAGTACAGTTTCAAGATTCAAACAGTATCTTACGATCTAATAAGTGATACAACAGTTCTGAATGAGCGAACTCGTCCCCTAATTCAATCATCCCTGACAATCGTAAATACGCCACATGAACGTGAATCTCTTACTTTTATTTACACACCAACTCCACAAGGCTCATCTAAATTTGATCTGTATCGTTTTTCCCTGGGAGATTTGTCCATTCCTGACAAGGAAAAACTGGCAAAcgataatgacaaaaaagtcACATTCAGCAATTTGGTTCCTGGTAAATTATATAACATTTCTATGTGGACTGTCAGTGGTGGAGTTGTCAGCACACCTATCACGTTACATGAAAGAATGTATCCTGATCCAATCACTCAGCTGAATGCGACTGTGGTAACGGATGTAGAAATCACATTAAAGTGGGATATTCCTAAGGGCGAGTATACAGCATTTGAAGTGCAATATCTTAAAAGCGATGAGCATCTTATAAAAAACGTAACATCTAACAACCAAATTGTAATATCCGATCTAAAGCCGCATCGTAACTACACATTTACAGTAGTTGTACGATCGGGAACAGAGTCCAGTGTTCTTAGAGATAGTATTCCTGTGTCTGCAATCTTTCAAACGCAAGAGTCCGTGCCTGGCAGAGTAGAAACGTTTCAACCAACAGATGTTCAACCTAGTCAGATAACATTCGAGTGGTCTCTACCCTCCAGTGAGGCAAACGGCATTATACAAGAATACATTATAACATATCATCAAGAAGGTCGATCCGAAACATATACCAAGGAGTTCTCGTCTACACAATATGAAGGTGTTTTAACTAATCTTTTGCCGGGAAAatcttatgtttttaaaatacaagCAAAAACAGCCATTGGTCCCGGACCTGAGACAATTCACAAAGAGAAAATGCCAATATTACCTCCACCACAGCCCGACACTCATATTGTGCCAATCGAGGTTTACCGAAGCTCAACCGCTATTCAAATTCGCTTCCGTAAAAACTACTTCTCCGAAAAGAATGGTCCGGTTATCAATTATACGATTATTGTGGCGGAAGACACAAGTAAAAATGCAACAGGATTAGAAATGCCAAGTTGGAGAGATGTACAGTCATACAGTGTTTGGCCACCGTATCAAGTAACAGAACCATACAATCCATTTTTGAATGGATCTGTCGAGAACTTTACAATCGGAGTAGAAACAGATTGTCCACAACACAGAATATACTGCAATGGCCCTTTGAAACCTGGAACGGTTTACCGAGTAAAAGTTCGAGCGTTTACAGACAAATTCAAGTTTACAGATACAGCATATAGCGTAATACAAactg aGCAAGACAATACATCTCTCATTGTGGCAATAACAATTCCTTTAATGCTTATTCTTATTTTGATTATGGCGATTCTTTTCCTTCGACGTCGTCGACACAATGGAAGAAAAACAACGGAGTCTCGCATCAATGATAACATGTCGTTACCGGACACTACTATTGAAACGTCTCGTCCAgtgttgatgaaaaatttcgcaGAGCATTATCGTCTCATGTCCGCTGATTCCGACTTCAG atttagcGAAGAGTTTGAGGAACTTAAACAGGTGGGGCGTGATCAACCTTGTACTTTTGCAGATCTTCCTTGTAATCGACCGAAAAATCGTTTTACGAATATTTTGCCATTCGATCACTCTCGTTTTAAGTTACAGCCagtagatgatgatgaaggaTCAGACTATATTAATGCAAACTATGTGCCG GGACACAATTCTCCACGTGAATTTATCGTAACACAAGGACCGTTACATTCTACAAGAGATGACTTTTGGCGAATGTGCTGGGAGTCTAATTCGCGTGCAATAGTGATGTTGACACGTTGCTTTGAAAAAGGTCGTGAGAAATGTGACCACTACTGGCCACACGACACCACACCCGTTTACTATGGGGACATAAAAGTGACATTGTTAAATGACAGTCATTACCCCGATTGGATCATAACGGAATTCATGATGCAACGT GGTGATGTGCAAAGAATTATTCGACATTTCCACTTTACAACATGGCCAGATTTTGGTGTGCCAAATCCACCACAAACATTAGCTCGTTTCGTACGGGCATTCCGAGAACGTGTTGGTCCAGATCAACGACCAATTGTTGTACACTGCAGTGCAGGTGTTGGACGTTCTGGAACTTTCATCACTTTAGACAGAATTCTACAACAAATCCAAGTTGCTGACTATGTTGATATATTTGGGATTGTTTGTGCCATGCGAAAAG agcgTGTCTGGATGGTTCAAACAGAACAGCAATATATTTGTATACATCAATGCTTAATGGCTGTGTTAGAGGGCAAGGAAAATATGAGTCCTGCCAGAGAAATACATGAAAACCAAGGATatgaag
- the LOC134836005 gene encoding tyrosine-protein phosphatase 10D-like isoform X1 — MHQSKSLSYNLFSEYPTRPLSLVLLLFLRITAFIKTTHSADFVIEIRNNSGHDTSQYRFDYYPPYGDPPPNTTIIPRDLGNEIKFSNGLPGTRYNFRLHPLSDSYRDYLSWEVSLVTPPDPPSNLSVSVRSGKTALITWSPPTQGNYTSFRLRVIDLINNSNRTIPVEDGIMQYPLRELTPGATYQVQAFTVFDNKESLAYTSRNFTTKKYRHKDLLDIKILREPNTPGKFIVWFRNETTLLVLWQPPYPAGFYTHYKVSIEPPDALESILYVEKEGEPPGPAQAAFKGLVPGRPYNISVQTMSEDEISLPTTAQYRTVPLRPLNVTFDTNSITETSFKVMWEAPKGQSEFDKYQVSISQSRRQQTVLRDQGTTLEFRDNLEPGKTYSIIVKTVSGKVTSWPATGDVTLKPLPVQHLRSITNEKTGIVTVMWTPSNGSIQEEYRINYHEVETFNGDASSMTTNATRYTLESLLPGRNYSITVQAISKRIESNESTIYVVTRPSSPIIEDLKSLERGLNISWKSDVNSRQDEFEVVCIRNNTREIQIEKTTESRHEFKNLYPGGFYEIKVFALSHGTKSEPHSHFQAVYPNPPSNLRLEKMSANSVLLSWEAPINSDFTEYSIKYRTDSENQWIRLQPVAYTEADVTDMTRGEKYTIQVNSVSHGVESPHPLYVNQTISPNPVEKITPIIDSNNITLEWPRPEGRIEKYLLMWWPSDQPEQIRMKNVSESRVEPPEFEVASEEYERTIVRILIDDLLSGVEYSFKIQTVSYDLISDTTVLNERTRPLIQSSLTIVNTPHERESLTFIYTPTPQGSSKFDLYRFSLGDLSIPDKEKLANDNDKKVTFSNLVPGKLYNISMWTVSGGVVSTPITLHERMYPDPITQLNATVVTDVEITLKWDIPKGEYTAFEVQYLKSDEHLIKNVTSNNQIVISDLKPHRNYTFTVVVRSGTESSVLRDSIPVSAIFQTQESVPGRVETFQPTDVQPSQITFEWSLPSSEANGIIQEYIITYHQEGRSETYTKEFSSTQYEGVLTNLLPGKSYVFKIQAKTAIGPGPETIHKEKMPILPPPQPDTHIVPIEVYRSSTAIQIRFRKNYFSEKNGPVINYTIIVAEDTSKNATGLEMPSWRDVQSYSVWPPYQVTEPYNPFLNGSVENFTIGVETDCPQHRIYCNGPLKPGTVYRVKVRAFTDKFKFTDTAYSVIQTEQDNTSLIVAITIPLMLILILIMAILFLRRRRHNGRKTTESRINDNMSLPDTTIETSRPVLMKNFAEHYRLMSADSDFRFSEEFEELKQVGRDQPCTFADLPCNRPKNRFTNILPFDHSRFKLQPVDDDEGSDYINANYVPGHNSPREFIVTQGPLHSTRDDFWRMCWESNSRAIVMLTRCFEKGREKCDHYWPHDTTPVYYGDIKVTLLNDSHYPDWIITEFMMQRGDVQRIIRHFHFTTWPDFGVPNPPQTLARFVRAFRERVGPDQRPIVVHCSAGVGRSGTFITLDRILQQIQVADYVDIFGIVCAMRKERVWMVQTEQQYICIHQCLMAVLEGKENMSPAREIHENQGYEDDEGIAESGMI, encoded by the exons aCAACTCACAGTGCTGACTTTGTAATTGAAATACGAAATAATTCGGGACATGACACATCTCAGTATAGATTCGATTACTATCCGCCATATGGCGATCCACCGCCAAACACAACTATAATTCCAAGAGACCTAGGAaatgaaatcaaattttcaaatggaCTTCCAGGAACACGATACAATTTTAGACTTCATCCTTTGAGCGATTCCTACAGAGACTACTTAAGTTGGGAGGTTTCACTGGTTACTC CACCTGATCCTCCTTCGAATCTCTCGGTTTCTGTTAGAAGTGGAAAAACAGCGTTAATTACGTGGAGTCCACCAACACAGGGAAACTATACATCATTTCGATTGCGA gtaattgatttaataaacaaCAGCAACAGAACTATACCAGTCGAAGATGGGATTATGCAATATCCATTGAGAGAACTAACTCCAGGAGCAACATATCAAGTTCAAGCATTTACTGTTTTTGACAATAAAGAGTCTTTGGCCTACACGAGTAGAAACTTCACAACAA AAAAGTACCGACACAAAGACCTTCTGGATATAAAAATCCTAAGag agccAAATACACCTGGAAAGTTTATTGTTTGGTTTAGAAACGAAACGACGTTACTTGTGCTTTGGCAACCGCCTTATCCAGCTGGGTTTTACACGCACTACAAAGTCTCGATTGAGCCTCCAGATGCTTTGGAGAGTATTTTATATGTGGAAAAAGAAGGTGAACCTCCAGGACCTGCCCAAGCAGCTTTCAAAGGTCTTGTTCCTGGACGTCCGTACAATATTTCCGTCCAAACCATGTCGGAAGATGAGATATCGCTTCCGACGACAGCGCAGTATCGAACGGTACCCTTGCGTCCACTCAATGTTACGTTTGACACGAATTCCATCACGGAAACGTCTTTCAAAGTAATGTGGGAAGCACCGAAAGGACAAAGTGAATTTGATAAGTATCAAGTGTCAATATCGCAATCTCGAAGACAGCAAACTGTTTTACGAGACCAAGGAACCACATTGGAGTTTCGAGACAACTTGGAACCTGGAAAGACATATTCCATCATAGTCAAAACGGTTTCCGGTAAAGTTACCTCATGGCCGGCTACTGGAGACGTGACTCTAAAACCACTTCCAGTTCAACATTTACGTTCAATTACAAATGAAAAAACTGGAATTGTTACGGTTATGTGGACACCAAGTAATGGTAGCATTCAAGAGGAATATCGGATCAACTATCATGAAGTGGAGACTTTTAATGGCGATGCAAGCTCTATGACAACAAACGCAACGAGATACACGCTAGAATCATTACTACCTGGAAGAAATTATTCCATCACAGTGCAGGCAATCTCTAAACGCATAGAGTCCAATGAAAGTACAATTTATGTTGTTACTCGTCCTTCATCACCAATCATAGAAGATTTAAAGTCATTAGAGCGCGGCTTAAATATATCGTGGAAAAGTGATGTCAACTCCAGACAAGATGAATTTGAGGTTGTATGTATACGAAATAATACAAGAGAGATACAAATTGAGAAAACAACAGAATCCCgacatgaatttaaaaatctatatcCTGGaggtttttatgaaattaaagtttttgcatTGAGTCACGGCACAAAAAGCGAACctcattcacattttcaagCAGTTT ACCCAAATCCTCCTTCTAACCTTCGTTTAGAAAAAATGTCAGCTAATTCAGTGCTGTTGTCGTGGGAAGCACCAATCAACTCAGACTTTACAGAGTATTCAATTAAGTATCGTACCGATAGTGAAAATCAATGGATACGTCTTCAACCTGTGGCCTACACCGAAGCTGATGTCACTGACATGACTCGTGGTGAAAAATATACTATTCAAGTAAACTCCGTCAGTCATGGTGTTGAAAGTCCACATCCATTATATGTAAATCAAACGATCTCACCAAATCCTGTAGAGAAAATAACACCGATTATTGACTCAAATAATATCACGTTGGAATGGCCCCGACCCGAGGGAAGGATCGAAAAATACTTGTTAATGTGGTGGCCATCTGATCAACCTGAGCAAATTCGTATGAAAAATGTATCTGAAAGTAGagttg AACCGCCTGAATTTGAAGTAGCAAGCGAAGAATATGAACGGACTATTGttcgaattttaattgacGATCTTTTGTCTGGAGTTGAGTACAGTTTCAAGATTCAAACAGTATCTTACGATCTAATAAGTGATACAACAGTTCTGAATGAGCGAACTCGTCCCCTAATTCAATCATCCCTGACAATCGTAAATACGCCACATGAACGTGAATCTCTTACTTTTATTTACACACCAACTCCACAAGGCTCATCTAAATTTGATCTGTATCGTTTTTCCCTGGGAGATTTGTCCATTCCTGACAAGGAAAAACTGGCAAAcgataatgacaaaaaagtcACATTCAGCAATTTGGTTCCTGGTAAATTATATAACATTTCTATGTGGACTGTCAGTGGTGGAGTTGTCAGCACACCTATCACGTTACATGAAAGAATGTATCCTGATCCAATCACTCAGCTGAATGCGACTGTGGTAACGGATGTAGAAATCACATTAAAGTGGGATATTCCTAAGGGCGAGTATACAGCATTTGAAGTGCAATATCTTAAAAGCGATGAGCATCTTATAAAAAACGTAACATCTAACAACCAAATTGTAATATCCGATCTAAAGCCGCATCGTAACTACACATTTACAGTAGTTGTACGATCGGGAACAGAGTCCAGTGTTCTTAGAGATAGTATTCCTGTGTCTGCAATCTTTCAAACGCAAGAGTCCGTGCCTGGCAGAGTAGAAACGTTTCAACCAACAGATGTTCAACCTAGTCAGATAACATTCGAGTGGTCTCTACCCTCCAGTGAGGCAAACGGCATTATACAAGAATACATTATAACATATCATCAAGAAGGTCGATCCGAAACATATACCAAGGAGTTCTCGTCTACACAATATGAAGGTGTTTTAACTAATCTTTTGCCGGGAAAatcttatgtttttaaaatacaagCAAAAACAGCCATTGGTCCCGGACCTGAGACAATTCACAAAGAGAAAATGCCAATATTACCTCCACCACAGCCCGACACTCATATTGTGCCAATCGAGGTTTACCGAAGCTCAACCGCTATTCAAATTCGCTTCCGTAAAAACTACTTCTCCGAAAAGAATGGTCCGGTTATCAATTATACGATTATTGTGGCGGAAGACACAAGTAAAAATGCAACAGGATTAGAAATGCCAAGTTGGAGAGATGTACAGTCATACAGTGTTTGGCCACCGTATCAAGTAACAGAACCATACAATCCATTTTTGAATGGATCTGTCGAGAACTTTACAATCGGAGTAGAAACAGATTGTCCACAACACAGAATATACTGCAATGGCCCTTTGAAACCTGGAACGGTTTACCGAGTAAAAGTTCGAGCGTTTACAGACAAATTCAAGTTTACAGATACAGCATATAGCGTAATACAAactg aGCAAGACAATACATCTCTCATTGTGGCAATAACAATTCCTTTAATGCTTATTCTTATTTTGATTATGGCGATTCTTTTCCTTCGACGTCGTCGACACAATGGAAGAAAAACAACGGAGTCTCGCATCAATGATAACATGTCGTTACCGGACACTACTATTGAAACGTCTCGTCCAgtgttgatgaaaaatttcgcaGAGCATTATCGTCTCATGTCCGCTGATTCCGACTTCAG atttagcGAAGAGTTTGAGGAACTTAAACAGGTGGGGCGTGATCAACCTTGTACTTTTGCAGATCTTCCTTGTAATCGACCGAAAAATCGTTTTACGAATATTTTGCCATTCGATCACTCTCGTTTTAAGTTACAGCCagtagatgatgatgaaggaTCAGACTATATTAATGCAAACTATGTGCCG GGACACAATTCTCCACGTGAATTTATCGTAACACAAGGACCGTTACATTCTACAAGAGATGACTTTTGGCGAATGTGCTGGGAGTCTAATTCGCGTGCAATAGTGATGTTGACACGTTGCTTTGAAAAAGGTCGTGAGAAATGTGACCACTACTGGCCACACGACACCACACCCGTTTACTATGGGGACATAAAAGTGACATTGTTAAATGACAGTCATTACCCCGATTGGATCATAACGGAATTCATGATGCAACGT GGTGATGTGCAAAGAATTATTCGACATTTCCACTTTACAACATGGCCAGATTTTGGTGTGCCAAATCCACCACAAACATTAGCTCGTTTCGTACGGGCATTCCGAGAACGTGTTGGTCCAGATCAACGACCAATTGTTGTACACTGCAGTGCAGGTGTTGGACGTTCTGGAACTTTCATCACTTTAGACAGAATTCTACAACAAATCCAAGTTGCTGACTATGTTGATATATTTGGGATTGTTTGTGCCATGCGAAAAG agcgTGTCTGGATGGTTCAAACAGAACAGCAATATATTTGTATACATCAATGCTTAATGGCTGTGTTAGAGGGCAAGGAAAATATGAGTCCTGCCAGAGAAATACATGAAAACCAAGGATatgaag
- the LOC134836006 gene encoding uncharacterized protein LOC134836006, which yields MKFNVIIKNRILPEQYETNAVYSNFELKTDQVNDKFDDKNRGESENSPALANVLESKGIKRKILHETNENETFKKPKYSVSDSVPMESYSIASSSNSDAVPMTRDRQVTSENISANVVHDLKIEGDPKIVEHVVNIEENENDVASEVKKSKRVIKIKLPKTKKQKLAQSPLKLMLKEAMENLDDSRRGVTCNKLKNYLAKNFDYFNEKAIKTAIKSRIKSGEFINVTGSGLKGSFKMAQTDSQKKPKGSKGKKKSTVSLKNPEQTKDTLKTTTTVNAPEANSSHQNE from the exons atgaaatttaatgtaattatcAAAAACAGAATTCTCCCAGAACAATATGAAACCAACGCTGTCTACTCCAACTTTGAG CTAAAGACTGATCaagtaaatgataaatttgacgATAAGAATCGCGGCGAATCTGAAAACAGTCCAGCCCTCGCTAATGTTCTCGAGAGTAAGGGAATAAAACGCAAAATATTACACGAAACTAACGAAAACGAAACTTTTAAGAAACCAAAGTATTCAGTCAGTGATTCTGTACCAATGGAATCTTATTCTATTGCTTCTTCGTCAAATTCTGATGCTGTACCAATGACCCGTGATCGCCAAGTAACTTCCGAAAATATTTCAGCAAACGTTGTACATGATCTCAAGATTGAAGGCGACCCTAAAATTGTGGAACATGTTGTAAATATCGAGGAAAATGAGAACGATGTTGCGTCAGAAGTTAAGAAATCGAAGAGagtaatcaaaattaaattaccaaaaacgaagaaacaaaaacttgCACAGTCGCCGTTGAAACTTATGTTGAAGGAAGCAATGGAAAACCTCGATGATTCTCGTCGAGGTGTCACTTGTAAcaagctcaaaaattatttagccaagaattttgattatttcaaTGAGAAAGCTATCAAAACTGCAATTAAATCTCGTATCAAATCAGGCGAATTCATCAATGTAACGGGAAGCGGCTTAAAAGGATCTTTTAAGATGGCACAAACAGATTCCCAGAAGAAACCTAAAGGgtcaaaaggtaagaaaaagtCGACGGTCTCTCTCAAAAATCCTGAACAAACAAAGGATACACTGAAGACCACAACGACAGTGAACGCCCCGGAGGCTAACTCAAGCCATCAAAATGAATAA